From the Lathyrus oleraceus cultivar Zhongwan6 chromosome 4, CAAS_Psat_ZW6_1.0, whole genome shotgun sequence genome, one window contains:
- the LOC127074279 gene encoding pectinesterase inhibitor 12, giving the protein MRFLTYIIIPLFFLSQSSNASNLIVRSCREASKNDPNLGYDFCVTSLYEAACKSKLHPKKLEDLVNMSMQLTKSNGTNIISIISHDLQNQTHGEYVKACLRDCLDLYNDSLSSLDNAMVAFNTSKDLDTANINVSAALDDSVTCEDQFKERKEENETSPLTEENHVYFQLNVISLSFIQMIRQRY; this is encoded by the coding sequence ATGAGATTCCTCACATACATAATCattcctcttttctttctttctcaatcCTCAAACGCCTCCAACCTTATCGTTCGATCTTGTAGAGAAGCCTCCAAGAATGACCCGAATTTGGGCTATGATTTCTGCGTTACATCCCTTTATGAAGCTGCTTGCAAGAGCAAATTGCACCCCAAAAAACTAGAAGACCTTGTGAACATGTCAATGCAACTAACCAAGTCCAATGGAACAAACATCATTTCCATAATTTCACATGACTTGCAAAACCAAACTCATGGTGAATATGTGAAGGCTTGTTTACGCGATTGTCTCGATCTTTATAATGATTCTCTTTCGTCTTTAGATAATGCTATGGTTGCTTTCAATACGTCGAAGGATTTGGACACAGCCAATATCAACGTGAGCGCCGCCTTGGATGATTCAGTTACATGTGAAGATCAGTTCAAAGAAAGGAAAGAGGAGAATGAAACTTCTCCTTTAACAGAAGAGAATCATGTTTACTTTCAACTCAATGTAATATCTCTATCTTTCATCCAAATGATTCGTCAACGCTACTAG